The Candidatus Limnocylindrales bacterium genome includes a window with the following:
- a CDS encoding potassium channel family protein — translation MFAVRPLFGDTGPGAVVFSLALVFVVLAALLTLHVEDMVGEREALIAQQRRWIVVGWALAIPAIVERVLMLFFPGRGLVLAGALSWFVLLSFVTWSQIRILLKQREVTSETISMSISIYLLLGLCWTLLYIVIFTRHPESFSLQLAPGVNEQHLFPIFVYFSLTCLSTIGFGDITPLTLASRYAAVAEGITGQFYLAIIVARLVSLQISAHGAGRSSAAEAERLSGSTDQPR, via the coding sequence ATGTTCGCCGTAAGACCGCTCTTCGGCGACACAGGCCCCGGCGCCGTGGTCTTCAGCCTTGCGCTCGTCTTCGTCGTGCTCGCCGCGCTGCTCACGCTTCATGTCGAGGACATGGTGGGCGAGCGCGAGGCCCTGATAGCCCAGCAGCGCCGGTGGATCGTTGTCGGCTGGGCGCTGGCGATCCCGGCGATCGTCGAGCGAGTGCTGATGCTCTTCTTTCCAGGTCGAGGCCTGGTGCTGGCGGGAGCGCTGTCGTGGTTCGTGTTGCTGTCGTTCGTCACGTGGAGCCAGATCCGCATCCTGCTGAAGCAGCGAGAGGTGACCAGCGAGACGATCAGTATGTCGATCTCGATCTACCTGCTGCTCGGGCTGTGCTGGACGCTTCTGTACATCGTGATCTTCACGCGCCACCCGGAATCGTTCAGCCTGCAGCTCGCACCCGGTGTGAACGAACAGCACCTGTTTCCGATCTTCGTCTATTTCAGCCTGACCTGCCTGTCGACGATCGGCTTCGGCGACATCACTCCGCTGACCCTGGCATCGCGCTATGCGGCGGTCGCCGAAGGAATCACCGGACAGTTCTATCTCGCGATCATCGTTGCGCGCCTGGTAAGCCTGCAGATCAGCGCGCACGGAGCCGGCCGATCCAGCGCTGCAGAAGCCGAGCGGCTCAGCGGGAGCACCGACCAGCCTCGATGA
- a CDS encoding transporter has translation MRSGGCRWLLRRVVAIAALLVAATAVRSHAQDLEPRAYANTPVGINFLNLGYSYSTGGVSVDPAVPLEDGEIDIHGLYLAYARSFALFGQSAKAGAILPYAWVSGSAVFNGMPVERDFSGLVDPIFKFSTNLLGAPATPLEDFASYEQNWIVGASLSISAPLGRYESERLVNIGTNRWSFKPELGVSKRWGQVTIDAAASVKLYTDNNHFFSDHKREQDPLYAVQAHAIYSFRIGTWVSLDATWYGGGTTTIDGRKNDDRQGSSRIGGTITQPLSRHLSAQLYASTGATARTGSDFDSVGVGLSYRWGGGL, from the coding sequence ATGAGAAGCGGCGGTTGCCGATGGTTGCTGCGGCGGGTCGTCGCGATCGCTGCGCTGCTCGTCGCCGCTACTGCGGTGCGATCGCATGCGCAGGATCTCGAGCCTCGGGCGTATGCGAACACTCCGGTCGGAATCAATTTTCTCAATCTCGGTTACAGCTACAGCACCGGCGGCGTCAGCGTCGATCCCGCAGTTCCGCTCGAAGACGGCGAGATCGACATCCATGGCCTGTACCTCGCGTATGCACGCTCGTTCGCGCTTTTCGGCCAGTCCGCGAAAGCCGGGGCGATCCTTCCGTATGCATGGGTTTCCGGATCCGCCGTGTTCAACGGCATGCCGGTCGAGCGCGATTTCTCCGGACTGGTCGATCCGATCTTCAAGTTCTCGACGAACCTGCTCGGTGCACCGGCGACACCGCTCGAGGATTTCGCAAGCTACGAGCAGAACTGGATCGTCGGCGCGAGCCTGTCGATCTCGGCGCCGCTCGGGCGCTACGAATCGGAGCGTCTCGTCAATATCGGAACCAATCGCTGGTCGTTCAAGCCCGAGCTCGGCGTCTCCAAGCGCTGGGGGCAGGTGACGATCGACGCCGCCGCAAGCGTCAAGCTCTACACCGACAACAACCACTTCTTCAGCGACCACAAGCGCGAGCAGGATCCGTTGTACGCGGTCCAGGCCCACGCGATCTATTCGTTCCGGATCGGGACGTGGGTCTCGCTCGATGCGACCTGGTACGGCGGCGGAACGACGACCATAGACGGCAGGAAGAACGACGACCGGCAGGGGAGCTCGCGGATCGGCGGCACGATCACGCAGCCGCTGTCGCGACACCTGTCGGCACAGCTCTATGCGAGCACAGGCGCCACGGCTCGCACCGGGTCGGACTTCGATTCGGTCGGCGTCGGGCTGAGCTATCGGTGGGGCGGCGGGCTGTGA
- the cysC gene encoding adenylyl-sulfate kinase, which yields MTEPKSKNIVWHQTTVTRDEREAINGHRGFTVWLTGLSGSGKSTIANLMEKALWERGVRSFVLDGDNVRHGLNKDLGFSPADRTENIRRIGEVAALFTDAGVVNITAFISPYRADREIARKAMPEGCFIEVYTKCELDECEKRDPKGLYKKARAGQIPEFTGISAPYEAPEKAELVVDTTGQTPEQSLGAILTFLEGKGYIPKA from the coding sequence ATGACGGAACCGAAATCGAAGAACATTGTTTGGCACCAGACGACCGTTACCCGCGACGAGCGCGAAGCCATCAACGGCCACCGCGGCTTTACCGTGTGGCTGACCGGGCTTTCCGGATCGGGCAAGTCCACGATCGCAAACCTCATGGAAAAGGCACTGTGGGAGCGCGGCGTGCGCAGCTTCGTGCTCGATGGCGACAACGTCCGCCACGGCCTCAACAAGGATCTCGGCTTCTCGCCCGCCGATCGCACCGAAAACATTCGCCGCATCGGCGAAGTGGCCGCGCTGTTTACGGATGCAGGCGTCGTCAACATCACGGCGTTCATCTCGCCGTATCGCGCCGATCGCGAGATCGCGCGCAAGGCGATGCCCGAAGGCTGCTTCATCGAGGTCTACACCAAGTGCGAGCTCGACGAGTGCGAGAAGCGCGATCCGAAGGGCCTCTACAAGAAGGCACGCGCCGGCCAGATCCCCGAGTTCACCGGCATCTCGGCGCCGTACGAGGCGCCCGAGAAGGCCGAGCTCGTCGTCGACACTACCGGACAGACGCCGGAGCAGAGCCTCGGTGCGATCCTCACCTTCCTCGAAGGCAAGGGATACATTCCGAAAGCGTGA
- the rpsU gene encoding 30S ribosomal protein S21 produces MEVRVDGSLERAMRVLKKKLAAEGVFKEMKVRAFYEKPSVRRKRKRQEAERKRRKAMRRAQRQNP; encoded by the coding sequence ATGGAGGTACGTGTTGACGGTTCGCTCGAGCGCGCCATGCGGGTTCTCAAGAAGAAGCTCGCGGCCGAGGGCGTCTTCAAGGAGATGAAGGTTCGCGCTTTTTACGAGAAGCCGAGCGTTCGTCGCAAGCGCAAGCGCCAGGAAGCCGAGCGCAAACGTCGCAAGGCGATGCGTCGCGCCCAGCGGCAGAATCCCTGA
- a CDS encoding Npt1/Npt2 family nucleotide transporter, translating into MATENGTPSVLDRFLRLFTVVRSGEGTTALLLGLNVFLILMAYYVLKPVREALVLGEGSAAAKTYLSVAEVFLLAAVVPLYGRLVRMMDRRRLINTVTGFFVLCLLAFYALGHAGARLGIPFFLWISIFNIMVVAQFWSFANDIYSKDEGERLFPIVGFGASLGAVVGSAVSGQFIHHIGVLELMLVGAGLLVLELALTNYIDARERRRTHGGSPSHAAHAPHGGGTGAFGLVFKTRYLLLIAFMMLLHNAVKTTGEFILGQTIQHQAVALLGAGDEAGVKRMIGAYYSEFFTWVNVAGLVLQLFVVSRIVKWFGVRLAVLALPIVSLGAYGVIAAVPLLSTVFASKVAENSTDYSLNNTVRNMLFLPCTTEQKYSAKQAIDSFFVRLGDVGAAAVVFVGINWIGLDSRGFALVNAVLVAVWLVIAWQIGREYHALTTEGRAPEAA; encoded by the coding sequence GTGGCAACTGAAAACGGCACTCCGTCGGTTCTGGATCGCTTCCTTCGCCTCTTCACCGTCGTTCGCTCGGGCGAAGGAACGACCGCGCTGCTGCTCGGCCTCAACGTCTTTCTGATCCTGATGGCCTACTACGTGCTCAAGCCGGTGCGCGAGGCGCTGGTGCTCGGCGAGGGCTCGGCTGCTGCGAAGACGTACCTGTCGGTCGCCGAAGTGTTCCTGCTGGCTGCGGTCGTGCCGCTTTACGGCAGGTTGGTGCGCATGATGGACCGCCGCCGGCTCATCAACACCGTCACCGGGTTCTTCGTGCTGTGCCTGCTCGCGTTCTACGCGCTCGGCCATGCGGGTGCGCGCCTCGGCATCCCGTTCTTTCTGTGGATCAGCATCTTCAACATCATGGTGGTCGCGCAGTTCTGGTCGTTCGCCAACGACATCTACAGCAAGGATGAAGGCGAGAGACTGTTTCCGATCGTCGGATTCGGCGCGTCGCTCGGCGCCGTCGTGGGATCGGCGGTGTCGGGCCAGTTCATCCATCACATCGGCGTGCTCGAGCTGATGCTGGTCGGCGCCGGGCTGCTCGTGCTCGAGCTCGCGCTGACGAACTACATCGACGCGCGCGAGCGGCGTCGGACACACGGCGGCTCGCCGTCCCATGCTGCCCATGCCCCGCACGGCGGCGGTACCGGAGCCTTCGGCCTCGTGTTCAAGACCCGCTATCTGCTGCTGATCGCCTTCATGATGCTGCTGCACAACGCCGTGAAGACGACCGGCGAATTCATTCTCGGCCAGACCATTCAGCATCAGGCGGTCGCGCTGCTCGGCGCGGGCGACGAAGCCGGCGTCAAGCGCATGATCGGCGCGTATTACTCGGAATTCTTCACATGGGTCAACGTGGCCGGCCTCGTGCTGCAGCTGTTCGTGGTCTCGCGCATCGTGAAATGGTTCGGAGTGCGCCTGGCCGTGCTCGCGCTGCCGATCGTTTCGCTCGGAGCATATGGCGTCATCGCCGCTGTGCCGCTGCTGAGCACCGTCTTCGCGTCGAAGGTTGCCGAGAACTCGACCGACTACTCGCTGAACAACACCGTCCGCAACATGCTGTTCCTGCCGTGCACGACCGAACAGAAGTACAGCGCGAAACAGGCCATCGATTCGTTTTTCGTGCGGCTCGGCGACGTCGGAGCTGCCGCGGTCGTTTTCGTCGGGATCAACTGGATCGGGCTGGACTCACGCGGATTCGCGCTCGTCAACGCCGTGCTCGTTGCAGTGTGGCTGGTGATCGCGTGGCAGATCGGACGCGAGTACCACGCGCTGACGACCGAGGGGCGGGCGCCGGAGGCTGCATAG
- a CDS encoding trypsin-like serine protease, with the protein MRIFWCSALVGGSLLLAPVQADAEQRAGHPRVVDGTVTVDPPAVGEILYSACGGTLIGCQTVLTAAHCALGDPSVFFRHLFFQHGGMVDVDLDGSTLEIGYDMAVLKLASPVTRIRPLPINRTTGSYSLPGTVVGWGCDPVPGVGESIKRSASTTVSNLFVNAVTAQVGGCSGDSGGVFLTDFGSGTVLAGTIEGTYGSGIEGPGTYYYQSLIAAAAGADINSTACGNGAQAGDPNSTTFPFSGSISAGAPQQTHSFSVAPGTTELRVAFNEEDNFNVFIRFGAPATTTTYDCRIDYNVQASLSCTFPAPQAGTWYALVNRVSGSGMYQLTATTFSDCSDALNAGIACDDGNSCTDNDVCAALACTGTPVPDMTSCGVNADSQCTTGGTCQGGICEPTIVADGTACTPSGDNAASGRCRDGSCHLACPGEPRSGCRTCERSKFTFASDADPSRKKLQWSWSRGQAVPAADLDDPRSATEYALCVYSNTGHLLATAALPTGESWRAKGGIPPRGFRFDGTGDTASGVTRADVKAGTDGKAKAAVRGAGADLPDLTLPISSTIGMTVQLVHNDPAPQCWTAQYSNAPIKNDGEMLTLSLP; encoded by the coding sequence ATGCGAATTTTCTGGTGCAGTGCGCTGGTCGGCGGAAGTCTGCTTCTGGCGCCGGTGCAGGCCGATGCCGAACAGCGAGCCGGGCATCCGCGGGTTGTCGACGGCACTGTGACGGTGGATCCGCCTGCGGTGGGCGAGATCCTCTACTCCGCCTGCGGCGGGACACTGATCGGCTGCCAGACGGTGCTGACTGCTGCGCATTGTGCACTGGGTGACCCTTCCGTCTTCTTTCGGCACCTGTTCTTCCAGCACGGCGGCATGGTCGACGTCGATCTCGACGGCAGCACGCTGGAGATCGGCTACGACATGGCGGTTCTCAAGCTCGCCTCGCCGGTGACCCGCATTCGCCCTCTGCCGATCAACCGGACAACGGGAAGCTATTCGCTACCGGGCACCGTCGTGGGCTGGGGCTGCGACCCGGTGCCCGGTGTCGGCGAGAGCATCAAGCGCTCGGCATCGACGACCGTTTCCAATCTGTTTGTAAACGCCGTCACGGCTCAGGTCGGAGGCTGCAGCGGCGATTCGGGCGGGGTGTTCCTGACAGACTTCGGCTCGGGAACCGTGCTGGCCGGCACCATCGAGGGCACCTACGGCAGCGGCATCGAAGGGCCAGGCACGTACTACTACCAGTCGCTGATTGCAGCGGCCGCGGGAGCGGACATCAACAGCACTGCGTGCGGAAACGGAGCCCAGGCGGGCGACCCCAACAGCACGACCTTCCCTTTCAGCGGCAGTATCAGTGCGGGCGCGCCGCAACAGACCCACTCGTTCTCCGTCGCACCCGGCACGACCGAGCTGCGTGTCGCGTTCAACGAAGAAGACAATTTCAACGTGTTCATCCGCTTCGGCGCGCCTGCGACGACGACCACCTACGACTGCCGGATCGACTACAACGTCCAGGCTTCGCTTTCCTGCACGTTTCCAGCCCCGCAGGCCGGCACCTGGTACGCCCTCGTCAACCGAGTCAGCGGTAGCGGGATGTATCAACTGACCGCGACGACGTTCTCCGACTGCAGCGATGCTCTGAACGCCGGCATCGCGTGCGACGACGGCAATTCGTGTACGGACAACGACGTCTGCGCAGCACTTGCCTGCACGGGTACGCCCGTGCCGGATATGACCAGTTGCGGAGTCAACGCGGATAGCCAGTGCACAACCGGCGGGACCTGCCAGGGCGGCATCTGCGAGCCCACCATCGTTGCCGACGGCACCGCCTGCACGCCATCCGGCGATAACGCAGCTTCCGGCCGGTGTCGCGACGGGTCCTGCCACCTTGCGTGCCCGGGCGAACCACGCAGCGGCTGCCGCACTTGCGAGCGCTCGAAGTTCACGTTCGCAAGCGACGCGGACCCGAGCCGGAAGAAGCTGCAATGGTCATGGTCACGCGGACAGGCGGTTCCCGCTGCCGACCTCGACGATCCGCGTTCCGCGACCGAGTACGCGCTGTGCGTCTATTCGAATACCGGACACCTGCTCGCGACGGCGGCATTGCCGACGGGCGAGAGCTGGCGGGCAAAAGGCGGCATTCCTCCGCGAGGGTTTCGATTCGACGGCACGGGCGACACGGCCAGCGGCGTGACTCGCGCCGACGTGAAGGCCGGCACCGACGGAAAGGCAAAAGCGGCGGTTCGCGGCGCAGGTGCCGACTTGCCCGATCTCACGCTTCCGATCTCGTCGACCATCGGGATGACTGTGCAACTCGTCCACAACGATCCCGCTCCGCAGTGCTGGACGGCCCAATACAGCAACGCACCCATCAAGAACGACGGCGAGATGCTTACCCTGAGCTTACCGTGA